In uncultured Cohaesibacter sp., a genomic segment contains:
- a CDS encoding flagellar hook-associated family protein — protein MTNYVSTLSLSTATKNSIALQTSNLVKLEKESASGRKYDVGLDLGSATGEAVSVRAQFHTLNAIVDTNALISSSLDVSVKALENVSSSASEFQSTLLTSIGSGTARSVVVSSAQGYLDEIISTLNTSFNGSFIFAGINTEETPVVEYETGSSSKTAIDASFVATFGFAPDDPNVANITAADIEAYLDGDFADQFNDANWSANWSSATDQVTSSRISATDVIDTSASANEDSLRQLAMAYTMMSSIGAENMSQQAFDVVATRASELIGGAIQGLNNVIGKLGNAQARVSDASDRIAIQTDTLNERIIDLENVDASETAVRLSNALTQLELTYSITSRMQNLSLLNYL, from the coding sequence ATGACAAACTATGTATCAACTCTCTCCCTTTCAACGGCGACGAAAAATTCCATTGCACTGCAAACAAGCAATCTTGTGAAGCTGGAGAAGGAATCCGCATCAGGCCGCAAATATGATGTCGGTCTGGATCTGGGCAGCGCCACGGGTGAGGCCGTTTCCGTCCGGGCCCAGTTTCACACCCTCAATGCGATTGTCGATACCAATGCGCTGATTTCCAGTAGCCTTGATGTTTCCGTAAAGGCTCTTGAAAATGTCTCCAGCTCGGCGAGTGAATTCCAGTCGACATTGCTGACCAGCATCGGCAGCGGCACGGCGCGCAGCGTCGTCGTTTCCAGCGCCCAGGGCTATCTGGACGAGATCATATCGACGCTCAATACCTCCTTCAACGGCTCTTTCATCTTTGCCGGCATCAATACCGAGGAAACGCCGGTTGTCGAATATGAAACGGGGTCTTCGAGCAAGACCGCCATTGACGCATCATTTGTGGCAACGTTTGGATTTGCCCCCGATGATCCCAATGTCGCCAATATCACTGCTGCTGATATCGAGGCCTATCTGGATGGTGATTTTGCAGATCAGTTCAATGATGCCAACTGGAGCGCCAACTGGTCCAGCGCGACGGATCAGGTTACCTCCAGTCGCATTTCCGCCACCGACGTCATAGACACCTCCGCCAGCGCCAACGAGGATTCGCTGCGTCAACTGGCCATGGCCTATACCATGATGTCTTCGATTGGCGCGGAGAATATGTCGCAGCAAGCCTTTGATGTCGTGGCGACAAGGGCCAGTGAGCTGATCGGGGGAGCCATTCAGGGCCTCAACAATGTCATCGGCAAGCTCGGCAACGCTCAGGCGCGGGTCTCTGATGCCTCCGACCGGATAGCCATTCAGACCGATACATTGAATGAACGCATCATCGATCTGGAAAATGTCGATGCTTCGGAGACTGCGGTCAGGCTGTCAAATGCCCTGACCCAACTTGAGCTGACCTATTCCATCACGAGCCGGATGCAAAATCTCAGTTTGTTGAATTATCTATAA
- the fliQ gene encoding flagellar biosynthesis protein FliQ, producing MNEVDALDLVREAFWTVIVAASPAVGAAMVIGLAIALFQALTQVQEMTLTFIPKILVIFLMLIASATFIGTQLTSFTQIVYDHIEHGF from the coding sequence ATGAATGAAGTTGACGCACTCGACCTGGTCCGGGAAGCCTTCTGGACCGTCATTGTCGCCGCGAGCCCGGCGGTGGGCGCAGCGATGGTGATCGGGCTGGCCATTGCCCTGTTTCAGGCCTTGACCCAAGTGCAGGAAATGACCCTGACCTTTATTCCCAAGATTTTGGTCATTTTCCTGATGCTGATCGCCAGCGCCACTTTCATCGGCACACAGCTGACCAGCTTTACGCAGATCGTTTATGATCATATCGAGCATGGCTTCTGA
- a CDS encoding MotB family protein yields the protein MSDQEHANDKELIIIRRRYDYDADRHHGGVWKIAHADFMTAMMAFFMVMWLISSTDEAAKKHIARYFNPVKLSAMTAFPKGLEDPDPKEQKIGTEATPPNTKLPDHSSSDEASSRTAMTASSSETGNNGVAGSVGDRDGGTETRRLPSFTEAEIFSDPYGVLDRIVMNDRAFSEQAKNEASSAQTADQISDPIQGQIQGQGGAAMRDPFAPLSWQLNPLSLEDKTIAEDASSANFSIVGQDNGDIRSEEMNEAGTELKMAATMDANMDAPEDPEDTALTMAFESAANAGAQARAAAEALKQDEHQQQGLQGESPQEDQKALTQVPAPVALALAKLADNADEADKAQMTGLKASEADKTISAALNAALNEALAAQVNAFKQILGAALNEDPKPTVGQTMGKEITVTTSGDDILINVSDSANYGMFAIGSSEPTAQSIILLERIAKSLKSLKGDIIIRGHTDGRPFRSGKSDNWYLSTARAHMARFMLIRGGLDENRLLRVEGYADRALKHPDNPQADDNRRIEILVHPVKETKS from the coding sequence ATGTCTGATCAGGAACATGCCAATGACAAGGAATTGATCATCATACGCCGTCGCTATGATTATGATGCGGACCGGCATCATGGCGGCGTCTGGAAGATAGCCCATGCCGATTTCATGACGGCCATGATGGCATTTTTCATGGTGATGTGGCTGATCTCCAGCACCGATGAGGCAGCCAAGAAGCATATCGCCCGCTATTTCAATCCGGTGAAGCTTTCCGCAATGACCGCTTTCCCCAAAGGGCTGGAAGACCCGGACCCCAAGGAACAGAAAATCGGCACGGAGGCCACGCCGCCCAACACCAAGCTACCGGATCATTCCTCCTCTGACGAGGCGTCTTCCCGCACCGCCATGACGGCATCATCGAGCGAGACCGGGAACAACGGTGTGGCGGGCAGCGTCGGGGATCGGGACGGAGGAACAGAGACGAGAAGGCTGCCAAGCTTTACCGAGGCAGAAATCTTCTCCGACCCTTACGGGGTTCTTGATCGCATCGTCATGAATGACAGAGCCTTTTCCGAGCAGGCGAAGAATGAGGCCTCATCGGCCCAGACCGCCGACCAGATCAGCGATCCCATTCAGGGACAGATTCAGGGCCAGGGCGGCGCGGCCATGCGTGATCCCTTCGCCCCCCTCTCATGGCAACTCAACCCTCTTTCACTGGAAGACAAAACCATTGCCGAGGATGCCAGTTCAGCGAATTTCTCCATCGTCGGGCAAGACAATGGCGACATCCGTTCGGAGGAGATGAACGAGGCCGGGACTGAGCTTAAAATGGCCGCGACCATGGACGCGAATATGGATGCGCCAGAAGATCCAGAAGATACGGCTCTCACCATGGCCTTTGAAAGCGCCGCCAATGCCGGAGCGCAAGCAAGGGCAGCGGCCGAGGCGCTCAAACAGGATGAACATCAGCAACAGGGCCTTCAGGGCGAAAGCCCGCAGGAAGACCAAAAGGCGCTGACGCAAGTTCCGGCTCCTGTGGCATTGGCTTTGGCAAAGCTCGCGGACAATGCGGACGAGGCGGACAAGGCACAAATGACCGGGTTGAAAGCCTCGGAGGCCGACAAGACCATTAGTGCGGCACTCAATGCTGCGCTCAATGAAGCTCTGGCAGCACAGGTGAATGCCTTCAAGCAGATTCTGGGCGCGGCGCTCAATGAAGACCCGAAACCAACCGTCGGCCAGACCATGGGCAAGGAAATCACCGTTACCACAAGCGGCGATGACATTCTCATCAATGTCTCGGACAGCGCCAATTACGGCATGTTTGCCATCGGATCTTCCGAACCGACGGCGCAGTCGATCATTCTGTTGGAGCGGATAGCCAAGAGCCTGAAAAGTCTCAAGGGTGATATCATCATTCGCGGCCATACCGATGGGCGTCCTTTCAGGAGCGGGAAGTCCGACAACTGGTATCTTTCCACCGCACGCGCCCATATGGCCCGCTTCATGCTCATCCGCGGCGGGCTCGACGAAAATCGTCTGCTGCGCGTGGAAGGCTATGCCGACCGGGCCCTGAAGCATCCCGACAATCCGCAGGCCGATGATAACCGCCGTATTGAAATCCTCGTGCACCCGGTCAAGGAGACCAAGTCATGA
- the flgD gene encoding flagellar hook assembly protein FlgD, protein MSVTSVGATSSTTSSQSSSSTSDAMTLDYDAFLQMMVTQMEYQDPTNPTDMSEQMGQLASFSNVEQNIQTNNKLDTLLSQLYVNQSASLVGKTLSATQNGTEISGTIASVTVCTDGVVASLEDGTDVLVGAGVTIS, encoded by the coding sequence ATGTCCGTAACATCCGTCGGAGCAACCTCCAGCACCACGAGCAGTCAGTCTTCATCGAGCACAAGCGATGCCATGACCCTCGATTATGACGCCTTCCTTCAAATGATGGTCACCCAGATGGAATATCAGGATCCGACCAACCCGACCGACATGTCCGAGCAGATGGGACAGCTGGCGTCATTTTCCAACGTCGAGCAGAATATCCAGACCAATAACAAGCTTGATACCCTGCTCTCACAGCTCTATGTGAACCAGTCCGCTTCGCTGGTTGGCAAGACCCTCTCCGCAACGCAGAATGGAACGGAGATTTCCGGCACCATCGCTTCTGTCACGGTTTGCACCGACGGTGTCGTGGCAAGTCTGGAAGATGGCACAGATGTCCTTGTCGGCGCCGGGGTCACCATTTCCTGA
- a CDS encoding flagellar biosynthesis regulator FlaF — MYTSYYAESSQLSGCCQKSNEVEAINHLVASLKDAKIQGIQSPVGVKALYQTNLVWSYLLEDLCKPENALPDQLKADLVSIGIFILKEVGRLRQNEDGNIDTLIDLNAMISTGLAQ, encoded by the coding sequence ATGTATACGTCTTACTATGCGGAAAGCTCTCAACTGTCTGGTTGCTGTCAGAAAAGCAACGAGGTCGAGGCAATCAATCATCTCGTGGCAAGCCTGAAAGACGCCAAGATCCAGGGGATCCAGTCGCCGGTTGGCGTCAAGGCGCTTTATCAGACCAATCTGGTCTGGAGTTATCTGCTGGAAGATCTGTGCAAGCCCGAGAATGCCTTGCCGGATCAGCTCAAGGCCGACCTCGTCTCGATCGGCATCTTCATCCTCAAGGAAGTTGGCCGTCTTCGCCAGAATGAAGACGGAAATATCGACACTCTCATTGACCTCAACGCAATGATCAGCACTGGACTGGCACAATGA
- a CDS encoding flagellar hook protein FlgE, whose amino-acid sequence MGLYGVMRSSVSGMNSQSSKLGTVSDNIVNANTTGYKKAETEFKSVVTSQSTTTYNSGGVESITSYDISTAGSMEYTTSVTDLAIDGNGFFVVSDNDGTPFLTRAGSFVADSDGNLVNSAGYYLQGFDLSQGTPSVVANALTGLSKVNINQSSLEANATTEGSMSGNLPANAAVEAAPLPSANDGVITNINYTAKTSLVAYDDVGNQLQLDIYYTKTGTDTWEVSVFNNADATDGGFPYATPVTTVHGNTYTNPMSTTTLTFNADGTLAATSPTSFSFHIPDHVPATEDVEVSIAGITQLAADFGVDDPVLDGNAPQSVESVDIDDDGTLYMVYEDGTRRATYRIPIADVASEDNLAPMGGEVYTPTNESGDVQVGFPGENGMGSIVSGAVEGSNVDLAEELTNLIIAQRSFSASSKVFQTGSDLLTEVVNLAR is encoded by the coding sequence ATGGGCCTTTACGGCGTAATGCGTTCTAGTGTTTCAGGCATGAACTCCCAATCGAGCAAGCTTGGCACTGTATCTGACAATATCGTCAATGCGAACACCACCGGCTACAAGAAGGCGGAGACGGAATTCAAGTCCGTTGTCACCAGCCAGAGCACCACGACCTATAATTCCGGCGGGGTGGAATCCATTACCTCCTACGACATTTCCACTGCGGGCAGCATGGAATATACCACCAGCGTGACCGATCTGGCGATTGACGGTAACGGCTTTTTCGTGGTGTCCGATAATGACGGCACGCCTTTCCTGACCCGTGCAGGCAGCTTCGTTGCGGACTCGGACGGCAATCTGGTCAACTCGGCTGGCTATTATCTGCAGGGCTTCGACTTGAGCCAGGGCACGCCATCGGTTGTTGCCAACGCCCTGACAGGCCTGTCGAAAGTCAATATCAACCAGTCTTCCCTTGAAGCCAACGCAACCACCGAAGGCTCGATGAGCGGCAACCTGCCAGCCAATGCGGCCGTCGAGGCGGCGCCCCTGCCATCAGCCAACGATGGCGTCATTACCAACATCAATTACACCGCCAAGACCTCGCTTGTGGCCTATGACGATGTGGGCAACCAGTTGCAGCTCGATATCTATTACACCAAGACCGGTACCGACACTTGGGAAGTGTCCGTCTTCAACAATGCGGATGCCACCGATGGCGGATTCCCCTATGCCACACCGGTAACCACGGTGCATGGCAACACCTATACCAACCCGATGTCGACAACCACCCTGACCTTCAATGCCGATGGTACGCTGGCGGCCACCTCGCCAACATCCTTCAGCTTCCATATTCCCGACCATGTGCCTGCAACTGAAGATGTGGAAGTTTCCATTGCCGGAATTACCCAGCTGGCAGCTGATTTCGGGGTCGATGATCCTGTGCTCGATGGCAACGCACCGCAGAGCGTGGAAAGCGTCGATATCGACGACGATGGAACTCTCTATATGGTCTATGAGGACGGCACACGCCGGGCGACCTATCGCATTCCGATTGCCGATGTTGCCAGTGAGGACAATCTCGCGCCGATGGGCGGTGAAGTCTACACCCCGACCAATGAGAGCGGCGATGTTCAGGTCGGCTTTCCGGGCGAAAATGGCATGGGATCCATCGTCTCGGGTGCCGTTGAAGGGTCCAACGTGGATCTGGCCGAAGAGCTGACCAACCTGATCATCGCCCAAAGGTCCTTCTCGGCCAGTTCCAAAGTGTTCCAAACCGGTTCCGATCTGCTGACCGAGGTTGTCAACCTCGCCAGATAA
- the flbT gene encoding flagellar biosynthesis repressor FlbT: MKPMRLTFKAGERFYINGAVVRFPKKTTIELLNEAEFLLENHIIQAEETTTPLRQLYFIAQMMFTSPTNLEEARQTFLKFARGLTSTVDHYLLCAGIQEIVDVVNTGNYYEAMKRIRDLYPLEESLLHDVVDLNEEAAPLYDKAALAAGM; encoded by the coding sequence ATGAAACCCATGCGTCTTACCTTCAAGGCCGGAGAGCGCTTTTACATCAATGGCGCGGTTGTCCGGTTTCCCAAGAAAACAACGATCGAACTGCTCAATGAAGCCGAATTTCTGCTCGAGAACCACATCATTCAGGCTGAAGAGACAACAACGCCGCTGCGTCAGCTCTATTTCATTGCCCAGATGATGTTCACCTCGCCGACCAATCTGGAGGAAGCGCGCCAGACATTCCTCAAATTTGCGCGCGGCCTGACCAGCACCGTCGATCACTATCTCCTGTGCGCCGGCATTCAGGAGATCGTCGATGTCGTCAATACAGGCAATTATTACGAGGCCATGAAGCGGATCCGGGATCTTTATCCTCTGGAAGAGAGCCTTTTGCACGATGTGGTGGATCTCAACGAGGAAGCCGCACCGCTCTATGACAAGGCTGCTCTGGCCGCCGGGATGTAA
- the flgK gene encoding flagellar hook-associated protein FlgK, with amino-acid sequence MSLSVALQVAQSALSTRQKETAVLSRNITNATQEGYTRKTALVSTLHSSDGSGGGVYISSISRATDQALFSSLVSSTSVGERSEAYLDGLTQLSATIGDTDQDISPAAVLGELESALQAYGAMPSDSVLAGQVLTAAQNMASTLNDASSAVQAQREAADAEIAQSVETINEQLAIIEELNDEIVRGTELGSDVTDAMDARDQAVLALSAEIGIKTQTRENNDLIITTESGVMMFETTARSVTFEQTDTYSASTIGNSVRVDGVPVAGPDSRMEISNGRIAGLVAVRDEAAVTYQNQLDEMARGLITAFQESGNAGIFSYSGGPAIPASGTLVSGLAADISVNSAIDTDHLDLIRDGITVDYNPDDYASYGDRIQDLLGNLDQSMTFDLETGVDTTATLSDFAASSVSWLEAARQNANNTAENQSITLNRVTESFSNATGVNIDEEMQSMLEIERSYTATAKLISTIDEMLDQLLEIAG; translated from the coding sequence ATGAGTCTTTCAGTTGCCCTGCAAGTCGCCCAGTCTGCCCTGAGCACGCGACAAAAGGAAACCGCGGTTCTTTCGCGCAACATTACCAACGCCACACAGGAAGGATATACGCGCAAGACGGCATTGGTCTCGACCCTGCATTCGAGCGATGGATCCGGCGGTGGCGTCTATATCAGTTCGATATCCAGAGCAACCGATCAGGCTTTATTCTCCAGTCTGGTGTCATCAACATCGGTGGGAGAAAGAAGTGAGGCCTATCTGGATGGTCTGACGCAATTGTCCGCGACGATTGGCGACACCGATCAGGACATTTCGCCCGCTGCCGTGCTTGGTGAACTGGAATCGGCATTGCAGGCCTATGGCGCCATGCCATCCGACTCCGTGCTTGCCGGTCAGGTTCTGACTGCTGCGCAAAATATGGCATCAACGCTCAATGACGCCTCTAGTGCGGTTCAGGCCCAACGGGAAGCGGCGGACGCCGAGATTGCCCAGTCGGTTGAAACCATCAACGAACAATTGGCCATCATTGAAGAGCTCAATGACGAGATCGTGCGCGGAACGGAGCTGGGCAGTGACGTGACCGATGCGATGGATGCGCGCGATCAGGCGGTGCTGGCGCTTTCGGCCGAGATCGGCATCAAGACCCAGACGCGGGAGAATAACGACCTGATCATCACCACCGAGAGCGGCGTGATGATGTTCGAGACCACCGCCCGCAGCGTCACCTTCGAGCAGACAGACACCTATTCCGCTTCCACCATAGGCAATTCCGTGCGCGTTGACGGCGTGCCGGTTGCCGGTCCTGATTCAAGAATGGAAATCTCCAATGGCCGCATAGCTGGGCTGGTGGCCGTGCGCGACGAAGCGGCGGTCACGTATCAGAACCAGCTTGACGAAATGGCCCGCGGTCTCATCACCGCCTTTCAGGAAAGCGGCAATGCGGGCATCTTTTCCTATTCCGGTGGCCCGGCCATTCCTGCCTCCGGCACACTCGTTTCCGGACTGGCTGCCGATATCTCGGTGAATAGTGCGATCGATACGGACCATCTGGACCTGATCCGAGATGGTATCACCGTCGACTATAACCCCGACGACTATGCCAGTTATGGCGATCGCATTCAGGATTTGCTTGGCAATCTTGATCAGTCGATGACCTTTGATCTGGAAACCGGCGTTGACACAACGGCGACGCTTTCCGACTTCGCGGCCTCCTCGGTGAGCTGGCTGGAAGCGGCGCGTCAGAATGCCAACAATACGGCGGAGAACCAGTCCATCACCCTCAATCGGGTAACGGAATCCTTCTCCAACGCCACCGGCGTCAATATCGACGAGGAAATGCAAAGCATGCTGGAAATCGAGCGGAGCTATACGGCGACGGCGAAACTGATCAGCACGATCGATGAAATGTTGGATCAACTTCTTGAGATTGCAGGCTAA
- a CDS encoding response regulator transcription factor yields MIVLIEKRELVSDGYTAGFQREGVPSIGIVPQEFGSWVTSLSDSDINSVEAFLLGDCEERTRYPGLIRSRCSKTPLIALNDKTSLEQTLDLFAAGFDDVVSKPIHVKEILVRAAVISRRSGAQTEMQQVEGDVRVYFDGRSPEICGEALELPRRERRILEYLVKNRDRRVSRTQIYNAVYGLLNEDVEETVVESHISKLRKKLKHRLGYDPIDSKRYLGYMFNALTEQG; encoded by the coding sequence ATGATCGTACTGATTGAAAAACGTGAGCTGGTCTCTGACGGCTATACTGCCGGCTTTCAGCGGGAAGGTGTGCCTTCCATCGGGATTGTACCGCAGGAATTCGGGAGCTGGGTCACAAGCCTTTCCGATTCAGATATCAACTCGGTAGAAGCGTTTCTGCTGGGGGATTGCGAAGAGAGAACGCGCTATCCGGGCCTGATCCGCTCTCGTTGCAGCAAAACCCCTCTGATTGCCCTCAATGACAAAACATCGCTTGAACAGACCCTGGACCTGTTTGCCGCCGGGTTTGATGATGTTGTCAGCAAACCCATTCATGTAAAAGAAATTCTGGTAAGGGCAGCCGTTATCAGCCGCCGTTCAGGAGCTCAGACTGAAATGCAGCAGGTAGAAGGCGATGTCCGTGTCTATTTTGATGGTCGCTCTCCGGAGATTTGCGGAGAAGCGCTGGAACTGCCCCGCAGGGAGCGCCGCATCCTGGAATATCTGGTCAAGAACCGGGACCGTCGCGTCAGCCGCACCCAGATCTATAATGCGGTTTATGGCCTGCTCAACGAAGATGTTGAAGAGACCGTCGTCGAGAGCCATATCAGCAAGCTGCGCAAGAAGCTGAAACATCGTCTGGGCTACGATCCGATCGATTCCAAGCGCTATCTTGGCTATATGTTCAACGCATTGACGGAACAGGGCTGA
- a CDS encoding flagellar hook-length control protein FliK: MPSQTIPAAAPFVNNKALLSGRQSIHGQGQQRNSAQDNRPDTGEEIDPAASEQASAENKTRKESTRKADGEEGQTPFEKLFDLVSPEANGKHNPSQEMSADQGAGKAGSEAGKQSDFTSVQQLLAEAGFGETVACDTSDMLPGNGGTLADASSGADLLQQLAGQNGTSATASAQQGQMQADGRQTALSQQAAMNAAQEAAQDKNIFKTLAQQPEQIQLGSAEQLARSAGSVGANAADMNNLAAYKLDSRATSAFDKLVPIVKEAMLTPTQQAQRDGFTVLKQETHFAPVDMLETAGAAAGPLGTGTANSVLKQIGDAISNSLNGQSASNPESSLDAQLGGSLRLHRSGDALRVLDIQLHPADLGKVRLSVRLNDNNVEVRIEATKAATAQMLENNQQELNKLLQKAGYHTDRISIVAIDEKGASQILPPSASDNLSQQNGQDKSAFSGSGNGSESGSGGQQQSGSHDEGLTFSLDGHDEYVEGSGHEASVSSQPYRGLTL; this comes from the coding sequence ATGCCCAGTCAGACCATTCCCGCTGCCGCCCCATTCGTCAATAACAAGGCGCTGCTTTCAGGCAGGCAATCCATTCACGGACAGGGCCAGCAAAGAAACAGTGCGCAGGATAACAGGCCCGATACCGGAGAAGAGATCGACCCGGCAGCCAGCGAGCAGGCATCGGCAGAGAACAAGACCCGCAAGGAAAGCACGCGGAAGGCCGATGGCGAAGAGGGGCAGACGCCATTCGAGAAACTGTTTGATCTGGTATCCCCCGAGGCCAATGGCAAGCATAATCCATCGCAAGAAATGTCTGCCGATCAGGGAGCGGGGAAAGCGGGCTCCGAGGCAGGGAAACAATCGGACTTCACCTCCGTTCAGCAATTGCTAGCTGAGGCCGGGTTTGGCGAAACGGTTGCCTGCGATACCTCGGACATGCTCCCCGGCAATGGTGGAACGCTGGCTGATGCCTCTTCAGGCGCGGATCTGCTGCAACAATTGGCGGGGCAAAATGGAACGAGTGCAACAGCTTCTGCGCAGCAGGGCCAAATGCAGGCTGACGGGCGTCAAACGGCCCTGTCGCAGCAAGCAGCAATGAATGCCGCACAAGAAGCCGCGCAAGACAAGAACATCTTCAAGACCCTTGCCCAGCAGCCTGAGCAGATCCAGCTTGGCAGCGCCGAACAATTGGCAAGGAGCGCCGGATCTGTTGGCGCCAACGCGGCTGACATGAACAATCTGGCCGCCTACAAACTGGATAGCCGCGCAACATCCGCTTTCGACAAGCTGGTGCCAATCGTCAAGGAAGCCATGCTGACACCCACCCAGCAGGCCCAGCGCGACGGCTTCACGGTTTTGAAACAGGAAACCCATTTCGCCCCGGTCGACATGCTCGAGACAGCCGGAGCCGCCGCTGGTCCGTTGGGCACAGGCACTGCCAATTCGGTTCTCAAGCAGATCGGCGATGCGATCAGCAACAGTCTCAATGGCCAGAGTGCGTCCAATCCGGAAAGCTCTCTTGATGCCCAGCTTGGCGGCAGCCTCAGGCTTCACCGCAGCGGCGATGCCTTGCGGGTGCTGGATATCCAGCTGCATCCGGCGGATCTGGGCAAGGTACGCCTGTCGGTGCGGCTCAATGACAATAATGTCGAGGTCCGCATTGAGGCAACCAAGGCAGCAACAGCCCAGATGTTGGAGAATAACCAGCAGGAGCTGAACAAGCTGCTGCAAAAGGCGGGCTATCATACAGACCGCATTTCCATTGTCGCGATTGATGAAAAGGGCGCGTCCCAGATCCTGCCGCCTTCCGCATCGGACAATCTCAGCCAGCAGAATGGGCAGGACAAATCGGCCTTTTCGGGATCGGGCAACGGCTCTGAGTCGGGCAGCGGCGGGCAGCAGCAATCCGGCTCCCATGATGAGGGGCTTACCTTCTCTCTGGATGGCCATGATGAATATGTCGAGGGGTCGGGCCATGAAGCCTCTGTCAGCAGCCAGCCTTATCGCGGCCTTACTCTTTAG
- a CDS encoding chemotaxis protein, translated as MIKHVLSEGAPSHLYRRCPPLRISARSRLLPGLPVSCLLFTGLLFAGLLFTSLPYTSLLVSASHAAEVAQSAGMEAGTETKAYAETDAKAGAQSEAKKIRVIGGGISMVPAKRHPAKSQQKAPEPASSQNATAASLLDETAPDQLAPHAVDASVDDMQPYLQVRVVQSMQAQTAKGSMQAFTAQRKLIANLNQHFLELGPDAWQNPQNARAAVIHLLSGGHPAVGHHLLSLDPPAAIDPALLKGALAYIEGRRGEAYRALSPIDPLSLSPTLGGQIALVQAILSLPENLEDALAAIDKARLLLPGSLVEEAALRRGVSVAAAQSDARLFQAYSLQYMRRFNNSIYNSDFRRRFAIAMRRFGESKSGTTFAELDTVISEFDMDARRGLYLLLSYSSLVGGNVALAQQAAKAALPLTLDGSADQARSHLYLAGSMIDADSIKLALQHLWAVNRSSLSSRDQLLADKIAQVLNNIRAWPENDDPTLAFSIMPSTADKGEPGWQLETLTQGRRAIKQTDLFLTSSKQSSLR; from the coding sequence ATGATAAAGCATGTCTTATCAGAGGGCGCGCCTTCGCACCTTTACCGGCGCTGCCCCCCTCTGCGCATCTCTGCGCGTTCCCGGCTGCTACCCGGCCTTCCGGTTTCTTGTCTTCTTTTTACCGGCCTTCTTTTTGCCGGCCTGCTGTTTACCAGTCTGCCATATACCAGCCTGCTGGTCAGCGCCAGTCATGCCGCCGAAGTGGCCCAGTCGGCCGGAATGGAGGCTGGCACGGAGACGAAGGCCTACGCTGAAACCGACGCTAAAGCAGGAGCGCAATCTGAGGCTAAGAAGATCCGCGTCATAGGAGGCGGCATCTCCATGGTTCCGGCCAAGAGACACCCGGCAAAAAGCCAACAGAAGGCGCCTGAGCCCGCATCATCACAGAATGCAACGGCCGCTTCTTTGCTGGATGAAACGGCTCCGGATCAGCTTGCTCCCCATGCGGTGGATGCTTCGGTTGATGACATGCAGCCCTATCTTCAGGTTCGCGTTGTCCAGAGCATGCAGGCGCAAACGGCGAAAGGTTCGATGCAGGCCTTCACCGCTCAACGCAAACTGATCGCCAATCTCAACCAGCATTTTCTGGAGCTGGGACCGGATGCCTGGCAAAATCCGCAGAATGCCAGAGCGGCGGTCATTCACCTGCTGTCCGGGGGACATCCGGCCGTGGGTCACCATCTGCTCTCGCTTGATCCTCCCGCGGCGATCGATCCGGCTTTGCTGAAGGGAGCGCTGGCCTATATCGAGGGCAGAAGAGGAGAGGCCTACCGCGCCCTGTCGCCCATCGATCCGCTGTCCTTGTCGCCAACGCTGGGGGGCCAGATCGCACTGGTGCAGGCAATCCTTTCCCTGCCCGAAAATCTGGAAGACGCCCTTGCCGCAATCGACAAGGCGCGCCTGTTGCTGCCCGGTTCTCTGGTCGAAGAAGCCGCCCTCCGGCGCGGGGTCTCGGTTGCGGCGGCCCAGAGTGATGCCAGACTGTTTCAGGCCTACTCCCTGCAATATATGCGGCGCTTCAACAATTCGATCTATAATTCGGATTTCCGCCGCCGCTTTGCCATTGCCATGCGGCGCTTCGGTGAAAGCAAGTCCGGCACCACCTTTGCTGAGCTGGATACGGTCATTTCCGAATTCGACATGGATGCCCGGCGCGGCCTATATCTGCTGCTGTCCTATTCAAGTCTGGTCGGCGGCAATGTCGCCTTGGCCCAGCAGGCCGCAAAGGCAGCCTTGCCCCTGACCCTTGATGGCTCTGCGGATCAGGCGCGCTCGCATCTCTATCTCGCCGGTTCGATGATCGATGCGGACAGCATCAAGCTCGCCCTGCAGCATTTGTGGGCGGTGAACCGCAGCAGCCTGAGCAGCCGCGACCAGCTTCTGGCCGACAAGATCGCGCAGGTGCTGAACAATATCCGCGCCTGGCCGGAGAATGATGATCCGACGCTGGCTTTCAGCATCATGCCCTCCACAGCCGACAAGGGCGAACCCGGTTGGCAGCTGGAAACCCTCACACAAGGCAGACGTGCCATAAAGCAGACCGATCTGTTCCTGACCTCTTCAAAGCAATCATCTCTACGGTAA